A genomic window from Sulfurimonas paralvinellae includes:
- a CDS encoding YbgC/FadM family acyl-CoA thioesterase: MKIRVYYEDTDTGGVVYHSNYLNFCERARSEAFFDKGLTPVLEGGHFVARKVTADFYTSAKLGDLLEVKSELLEMKAASFSLRQTIYRDDVKIFELEILLVYITFEGKVQKLDETSKALVLSLFT; this comes from the coding sequence GTGAAAATACGAGTCTATTACGAAGATACAGATACCGGTGGGGTTGTGTACCATTCAAACTATCTGAATTTTTGCGAGCGGGCAAGAAGTGAGGCTTTTTTTGACAAAGGTCTGACACCTGTTTTGGAAGGCGGGCATTTTGTCGCGCGTAAAGTTACAGCTGACTTTTATACAAGTGCAAAACTTGGAGATCTTCTTGAAGTGAAAAGTGAACTTTTGGAGATGAAAGCAGCCTCTTTTTCTCTACGACAGACTATTTACAGAGATGATGTCAAGATATTTGAACTTGAGATACTGCTTGTTTATATCACTTTTGAAGGTAAAGTACAAAAACTCGATGAAACGAGTAAAGCACTTGTTTTATCACTCTT